A single window of Paenibacillus sp. SYP-B4298 DNA harbors:
- a CDS encoding DUF7601 domain-containing protein translates to MLILQTVMFSAAAYAESLPHGSDTESVIESDLPNAEEPSSESDVESVQDDAATEVASEPEVLENIVARAAGPTDKTAVLTGANSTFAVEVSQGGSTVQSGGTIQGRLPLTLKLADLRVLVNGDDPDPTNADPASYIQKGDWVELKREDYFKEVVLPTANRVLNAQTESGVKPLGTVYFTPNSIRIVFNGDDNFFNGVGRGVVLSFETTAEADITGMEYGDTKPISIFGQAYELKNPDVTPGYSITLTGNNWPKTKSWTWWYVTVPAYQDGYLTFESTPSSFDVLDPTIKLPLDGMTYYTKPSDYRMVYVPGSFKVNGSQVHPSIDEDGGLSYVFPTGTGVEPKVEYQAWFHKDLYYKEYRNVSIDPGRNNGQRFDPKADLKDTNDEVKASVTRETWIAPDWIQASGSYDHPSETITWKIVVNQYNKKGLQNFTITNALPAGLDFVSAKWQAWEDGVATEEQSIVPDADGVYSFGTVNGRVELVIQSKVTTGSSFTINPRANWTLNTPGGIQDNDVTSGLKPAAVTDDAIITIGAHAFTKAGSISTEDYNLGGITWTVTLTPQYALPNAAVYDVLVHGGDLNVLDNAVDATGEVDSQTIAKIKQNLNTAQLWKQYHEGTLKSGDGLTLKVIPLTVDGKVVADLIKVTGYTDTAASFSFRSLETSPDILFRQDATSTNKTRWNRALLVDGAVVKSAQISVNLHLRMLNKDMLFASKPLKEDGTLENVKPNDVSSYIRNDDNAAWTLSAYDRTTKTVTFRLGVNMPGYNTEEMAKQGGSRVISNIRLVDTLPDGWEFVPFSDDKEFELWEGSSGNGGGTEYGIRNDAKTVIEPGTTAHVVSFSHSGNVGTFTFSKLESPYVILVKARPSNTALEKYLEEYLTGGTDKQVLYNKADLHMTWGGEEKVVTEQRKMIVPVQTLGKSVSKPVPGVLEWTVNYTPPFNMEQGVYLQDTLGAGMNPRYDSSGELVLTSPSMAVYPAELTASGALKRVGAALDLSDPDAEVQVKAEPGAEGTTVLTFKMKDPNKFYQFVYQTEVDPKKAKPGDKMGNEVKLEGDDKLKSVSAKSESTLDSADVAGSSTSNALLPLTKVDPEGNPLSGVEFTLYKKNDGTQVAKGTTGTGGKLNLLFPDPGYYELKETYIDTTTWLPTTRIYQVYVGNTPGKPIWVDGVKVGSDDPLVVPTPAQGKLTISNKVEGNGADVFKGFEYTVTFTGTGNDREYAYKKSDGTSGTLKSGDKFTLKHGEAVTLPALPEGLVYAVTQAEYTIIDGYTTTPETREYSGSIEYKGDHKADFINERMVAKLTISNKVMGNGGNKTRDFEYTVSFEDTGKDGSYTYEKSDGNTGTIQSGDSFQLKDGETLDILNLPEHLSYKVTQKDYTADGYATSPQELVGTGVMKGEDELAPFTNTRVIHGGLLISNTVKGKEDDKQKLFEYTVVFTGEGSDASYGYEKSDGSKGTLKSGDHFELTDGQTLVVQGLPTYLAYTVTQEAYTADGYVTDPASLVRTGTIPEKQVAEAHYVTVRPYLEGVLRDNNTGEVIPNAPLTVTDLKTGKSTETVTNEKGEYSAPAVADTDYTITYTKKYQVGGTEVPVAFTQKANVAGGVTEETVPADITAVGIVMLKQPNGATELFNAALTSHLRIYLKDKDGMYLEENGTPKAYPMGANGTFSVEGLSEQKYTMEVRYQADTGEELLLQVAELDVKANGELNISEELVDPYGTVYDETTGDAISGTKIAGAKVTLYYADTQRNRDKGRTPDTEVTLPAVPNFPPHDNKSPEQDSDANGFYAYMVFPEADYYLVVTKSGYETHTSATISVDYAIVRYDVPMKPAPVLNKLTISNKVMGNGGNKTRDFEYTVSFEDTGKDGSYTYVKSDGSTGTIQSGDSFQLKDGETLDILNLPEHLSYQVTQKDYTADGYVTSPQELVGTGVMKGEDELAPFTNTRVIHGGLLISNTVKGKEDDKQKLFEYTVVFTGEGSDASYGYEKSDGSKGTLKSGDHFELTDGQTLVVQGLPTYLAYTVTQEAYTADGYVTDPASLVRTGTIPEKQVAEAHYVTVRPYLEGVLRDNNTGEVIPNAPLTVTDLKTGKSTETVTNEKGEYSVPAVADTDYTITYTKKYQVGGTEVPVAFTQKANVAGGVTEETVPADITAVGIVMLKQPNGATELFNAALTSHLRIYLKDKDGMYLEENGTPKAYPMGANGTFSVEGLSEQKYTMEVRYQADTGEELLLKVAELDVKANGELNISEELVDPYGTVYDETTGDAISGTKIAGAKVTLYYADTQRNRDKGRTPGTEVTLPAVPNFPPHDNKSPEQDSDANGFYAYMVFPEADYYLVVTKSGYYTHRSATISVDYDIVRYDVPMKPEPKPVLSKLTISNKVMGNGGDKTRAFEYIVSFEDTGKDGSYTYVKSDGSTGTIQSGDSFQLKDGETLDILNLPEHLSYKVTQKDYTADGYVTSPQELVGTGVMKGEDELAPFTNTRVIHGGLLISNTVKGKEDDKQKLFEYTVVFTGEGSDASYGYEKSDGSKGTLKSGDHFELTDGQTLVVQGLPTYLAYTVTQEAYTADGYVTDPASLVRTGTIPEKQVAEAHYVTVRPYLEGVLRDNNTGEVIPNAPLTVTDLKTGKSTETVTNEKGEYSAPAVADTDYTITYTKKYQVGGTEVPVAFTQKANVAGGVTEETVPADITAVGIVMLKQPNGATELFNAALTSHLRIYLKDKDGMYLEENGTPKAYPMGANGTFSVEGLSEQKYTMEVRYQADTGEELLLKIAELDVKANGELNISEELVDPYGTVYDETTGDAVSGKKIAGAKVTLYYADTQRNRDKGRTPGTEVTLPAVPNFPPHDNKSPEQDSDANGFYAYMVFPEADYYLVVTKSGYYTHRSATISVDYDIVRYDVPMKPIRYSNENSGGSDNEGTGGNNEETGGNNEGTGGNNEGTGGNNEGTGGNNEGTGGNNEGTGGNNEGTGGNNEGTGGNNEGAGGDNEGTGGDNEGTGGDNEGAGGDNGGTGGNNEGTGGNNEGAGGDNEGAGGNNEGAGNGNNGTDETIHVDSELDDAPVTGDNSVSPLIYMALALMSLVTIGLCVRGNKKNKLIQ, encoded by the coding sequence ATGCTAATCCTGCAGACGGTGATGTTCTCTGCTGCGGCATATGCAGAGAGCCTCCCGCACGGCTCCGATACGGAGTCGGTCATTGAATCAGACCTGCCGAACGCGGAAGAACCATCTTCGGAATCCGATGTGGAGAGCGTGCAAGATGATGCCGCTACAGAAGTGGCGAGTGAACCTGAGGTGCTGGAGAATATTGTTGCGAGGGCGGCAGGCCCGACGGACAAAACAGCAGTACTTACAGGAGCTAATTCAACCTTTGCTGTGGAAGTGTCACAGGGAGGCTCTACTGTTCAGTCAGGCGGTACAATTCAGGGGAGATTACCGCTTACTCTCAAGCTGGCAGATCTCAGGGTGCTCGTGAATGGCGATGACCCTGATCCAACGAATGCAGACCCCGCAAGCTATATTCAAAAGGGTGACTGGGTTGAGCTGAAGAGAGAAGACTACTTCAAGGAAGTGGTGCTGCCGACTGCGAATAGAGTCCTCAATGCACAGACAGAATCCGGTGTAAAACCGCTCGGTACGGTCTATTTCACACCGAATAGCATCAGGATTGTGTTTAACGGCGATGATAACTTCTTCAACGGAGTTGGACGGGGAGTTGTCCTCAGCTTTGAAACGACTGCCGAAGCAGATATTACGGGAATGGAATATGGCGACACCAAGCCGATCTCGATATTTGGGCAAGCATATGAGCTGAAGAACCCGGATGTTACGCCGGGGTACAGCATTACCTTGACCGGCAACAACTGGCCCAAGACGAAAAGCTGGACCTGGTGGTATGTAACCGTACCGGCCTATCAGGATGGATATTTGACCTTCGAGTCCACTCCATCCTCGTTTGATGTGCTTGATCCCACAATCAAGCTGCCGCTCGACGGAATGACGTATTACACGAAGCCGTCCGATTACCGGATGGTATATGTGCCAGGTTCCTTTAAGGTAAACGGTTCTCAGGTACATCCGTCCATCGATGAAGATGGCGGTCTGAGCTATGTCTTCCCGACAGGGACAGGGGTGGAGCCAAAGGTTGAGTATCAGGCATGGTTCCATAAGGATTTGTATTATAAAGAGTATCGTAATGTGTCCATTGATCCAGGTCGTAATAATGGACAACGCTTTGATCCCAAAGCTGACCTGAAGGATACGAATGATGAGGTGAAAGCAAGTGTAACGCGTGAAACGTGGATTGCACCTGACTGGATTCAAGCATCAGGCTCTTATGACCATCCGAGTGAGACCATTACCTGGAAGATCGTTGTCAACCAATATAATAAAAAAGGGTTGCAAAACTTTACGATCACCAACGCTTTGCCTGCGGGACTCGACTTCGTATCTGCCAAGTGGCAGGCATGGGAGGATGGCGTCGCAACTGAAGAGCAGTCGATTGTACCCGATGCAGACGGCGTTTATTCCTTTGGAACGGTTAATGGACGTGTAGAGCTAGTGATTCAGAGTAAAGTGACAACTGGCTCCAGCTTCACAATCAACCCGCGCGCCAACTGGACATTGAATACACCAGGTGGCATTCAGGATAATGATGTGACTAGCGGTCTAAAACCTGCTGCGGTAACGGACGACGCTATCATTACAATCGGCGCACATGCTTTTACAAAAGCAGGCTCTATCTCGACGGAGGACTATAATCTGGGTGGCATCACGTGGACCGTCACGCTAACGCCTCAGTATGCTCTGCCAAACGCGGCGGTATACGATGTGCTGGTGCATGGCGGAGATTTGAATGTCCTAGACAACGCTGTCGATGCAACCGGAGAGGTAGATTCGCAAACGATTGCGAAAATCAAGCAAAACTTGAATACGGCTCAGCTATGGAAGCAATATCACGAGGGAACCCTCAAGAGCGGCGACGGGTTAACCTTGAAGGTTATCCCATTGACTGTGGACGGTAAAGTGGTGGCGGATCTGATCAAAGTGACCGGATATACCGACACAGCCGCGTCCTTCAGCTTCCGTTCCCTTGAGACCAGTCCAGATATTCTATTCAGACAGGATGCTACTTCTACTAATAAAACACGCTGGAATCGTGCTCTGCTAGTTGATGGAGCAGTCGTAAAATCGGCGCAAATCTCTGTTAATCTTCATCTGCGTATGCTGAACAAGGACATGCTCTTTGCTTCGAAGCCGCTGAAGGAAGACGGTACACTTGAAAATGTGAAGCCCAATGACGTCAGCAGCTACATTAGAAACGACGATAATGCAGCATGGACATTGTCCGCCTATGATAGGACAACCAAGACGGTTACATTCCGCTTAGGCGTGAATATGCCGGGGTACAACACAGAGGAAATGGCGAAGCAAGGCGGCAGCCGAGTCATCAGCAACATCAGGCTTGTGGATACACTGCCCGATGGCTGGGAATTCGTGCCGTTTTCAGATGACAAGGAATTCGAGCTCTGGGAGGGTTCCTCCGGTAATGGCGGAGGTACCGAGTATGGTATCAGAAACGATGCCAAAACCGTTATTGAACCTGGTACGACTGCTCATGTCGTCAGCTTCTCCCATAGTGGAAACGTAGGAACCTTCACCTTCTCCAAGTTGGAAAGCCCTTATGTGATTTTGGTAAAGGCAAGACCGTCCAACACGGCATTAGAGAAGTATCTGGAGGAATATCTAACGGGTGGCACAGACAAGCAGGTGCTGTATAACAAAGCCGATCTTCACATGACATGGGGCGGGGAAGAAAAGGTTGTGACCGAACAACGCAAGATGATTGTGCCGGTTCAGACCTTAGGCAAATCCGTAAGCAAGCCAGTGCCAGGGGTGCTGGAATGGACAGTGAATTATACCCCGCCGTTCAACATGGAGCAAGGGGTATACTTGCAGGACACTCTGGGTGCCGGCATGAATCCGCGCTATGATAGCAGCGGCGAGCTTGTGCTGACATCGCCTAGCATGGCAGTGTATCCTGCCGAGCTGACTGCCAGCGGCGCTCTGAAACGAGTCGGCGCAGCACTGGATCTGAGCGACCCTGATGCTGAAGTTCAGGTGAAGGCTGAACCAGGTGCGGAAGGCACTACGGTGCTAACCTTCAAGATGAAAGATCCAAACAAGTTCTATCAATTTGTGTATCAAACAGAGGTTGATCCCAAGAAAGCGAAGCCTGGAGACAAGATGGGCAACGAGGTCAAGCTGGAGGGCGATGACAAGCTGAAATCTGTCAGTGCCAAAAGCGAAAGCACGCTCGACAGTGCGGACGTAGCTGGAAGCTCCACCTCCAATGCTCTGTTGCCCCTGACCAAGGTAGATCCCGAGGGCAATCCGCTGTCTGGTGTAGAGTTTACACTCTACAAGAAGAATGATGGAACTCAAGTCGCCAAAGGAACAACCGGTACCGGAGGGAAGCTTAATCTGTTATTCCCGGACCCAGGGTATTATGAGCTGAAGGAAACGTATATTGATACCACAACCTGGCTGCCAACGACAAGAATCTATCAGGTATACGTCGGCAATACGCCAGGGAAGCCCATCTGGGTAGATGGCGTCAAGGTAGGCTCTGATGATCCTCTGGTTGTCCCTACACCGGCACAAGGAAAGCTGACCATCAGTAATAAGGTGGAAGGGAATGGCGCTGATGTGTTCAAGGGTTTTGAATACACGGTGACCTTTACCGGGACAGGCAATGACAGAGAATACGCCTACAAGAAATCAGATGGAACATCGGGCACGCTCAAGAGCGGAGACAAGTTCACCCTCAAGCACGGGGAAGCGGTGACGCTCCCGGCATTGCCCGAGGGTCTGGTCTATGCTGTAACGCAGGCCGAGTATACGATCATCGACGGATATACGACCACGCCAGAGACGAGAGAGTATTCCGGTTCGATCGAGTATAAGGGCGATCATAAGGCAGACTTCATCAATGAACGAATGGTCGCCAAGCTGACTATCAGCAATAAGGTAATGGGCAATGGCGGCAATAAGACGCGAGATTTTGAATACACCGTCAGCTTTGAGGACACCGGCAAGGATGGAAGCTACACATATGAGAAGTCGGATGGCAATACAGGAACGATCCAATCCGGCGACAGCTTCCAGCTCAAGGACGGAGAGACGCTGGACATCCTGAATCTGCCTGAGCATCTGAGCTACAAGGTGACCCAGAAGGACTATACAGCGGATGGCTATGCAACCTCTCCGCAGGAGCTTGTGGGTACAGGCGTGATGAAGGGCGAGGACGAGCTTGCTCCGTTCACGAACACACGAGTTATCCATGGCGGCTTGCTCATCAGCAATACGGTGAAGGGCAAGGAAGACGACAAGCAGAAGCTGTTTGAGTACACGGTAGTCTTCACCGGCGAGGGATCAGATGCCTCCTATGGCTATGAGAAGTCGGACGGCAGCAAGGGCACGCTGAAGAGCGGCGACCACTTCGAACTGACCGATGGACAGACGCTCGTCGTGCAAGGACTGCCAACGTATCTGGCGTACACGGTGACTCAGGAGGCGTACACGGCGGATGGCTATGTGACCGATCCTGCAAGTCTTGTTCGCACAGGCACCATACCAGAGAAACAGGTGGCTGAGGCACACTATGTGACCGTGCGCCCTTATCTGGAAGGCGTGCTGCGAGACAACAATACGGGAGAAGTCATTCCGAATGCGCCGCTCACCGTAACCGATCTGAAGACGGGCAAGTCGACGGAGACAGTAACGAACGAGAAGGGCGAGTATTCGGCTCCAGCCGTAGCCGATACGGATTACACCATCACGTATACGAAGAAGTACCAGGTAGGTGGAACGGAGGTTCCTGTGGCGTTCACCCAGAAAGCGAATGTGGCTGGCGGTGTGACGGAGGAGACGGTTCCGGCAGATATTACAGCCGTAGGGATCGTTATGCTCAAGCAGCCGAATGGGGCGACGGAACTGTTCAATGCGGCGTTGACAAGCCACCTGCGTATCTATCTGAAGGATAAGGATGGCATGTATCTGGAGGAGAATGGTACACCGAAGGCGTATCCAATGGGTGCGAACGGCACGTTCTCCGTAGAGGGACTGAGCGAGCAGAAGTATACGATGGAGGTTCGCTACCAAGCCGATACGGGAGAGGAGCTGCTCCTGCAGGTCGCTGAGCTGGATGTGAAGGCGAACGGGGAGCTGAATATCTCCGAGGAGCTGGTTGACCCTTACGGGACGGTCTATGATGAAACGACTGGAGATGCCATCAGCGGGACGAAGATCGCTGGAGCGAAGGTGACGCTGTATTATGCGGACACGCAACGGAACCGGGATAAGGGCCGGACGCCGGATACGGAAGTCACGCTGCCAGCGGTACCGAATTTCCCGCCGCATGACAACAAGAGCCCGGAGCAGGATAGCGACGCGAACGGCTTCTATGCGTACATGGTATTCCCTGAGGCGGATTATTATCTGGTTGTCACGAAGAGTGGCTATGAGACACATACAAGTGCCACGATCTCGGTGGACTACGCCATTGTACGGTATGATGTACCGATGAAGCCTGCGCCGGTATTGAATAAGCTGACCATTAGCAACAAGGTGATGGGCAATGGCGGCAATAAGACGCGAGATTTCGAATACACCGTCAGCTTTGAGGACACAGGCAAGGATGGAAGCTACACGTATGTGAAGTCGGATGGCAGCACAGGAACGATTCAATCCGGTGACAGCTTCCAGCTCAAGGACGGGGAGACGCTGGACATCCTGAATCTGCCCGAGCATCTGAGCTACCAAGTGACCCAGAAGGACTATACAGCGGATGGCTATGTAACCTCTCCGCAGGAGCTTGTGGGTACAGGCGTGATGAAGGGCGAGGACGAGCTTGCTCCGTTCACGAACACACGAGTCATCCATGGCGGCTTGCTCATCAGCAATACGGTGAAGGGCAAGGAAGACGACAAGCAGAAGCTGTTTGAGTACACGGTAGTCTTCACCGGCGAGGGATCGGATGCCTCCTATGGCTATGAGAAGTCGGACGGCAGCAAGGGCACGCTGAAGAGCGGCGACCACTTCGAGCTGACCGATGGACAGACGCTCGTCGTGCAAGGACTGCCAACGTATCTGGCGTACACGGTGACTCAGGAGGCGTACACGGCAGATGGCTATGTGACCGATCCTGCAAGTCTTGTTCGCACAGGCACCATACCAGAGAAACAGGTGGCTGAGGCACACTATGTGACCGTTCGCCCTTATCTGGAAGGGGTGCTGCGCGACAACAATACGGGAGAAGTCATTCCGAATGCGCCGCTCACCGTAACCGATCTGAAGACGGGCAAGTCGACGGAGACGGTAACGAACGAGAAGGGCGAGTATTCGGTTCCAGCCGTAGCCGATACAGATTACACCATCACATATACGAAGAAGTACCAGGTAGGTGGAACGGAGGTTCCTGTAGCGTTCACACAGAAAGCGAATGTAGCTGGAGGTGTGACGGAGGAGACGGTTCCGGCAGACATTACGGCCGTAGGGATCGTTATGCTCAAGCAGCCGAATGGGGCGACCGAGCTGTTCAATGCGGCGTTGACAAGCCACCTGCGTATCTATCTGAAGGATAAGGATGGCATGTATCTGGAGGAGAATGGTACACCGAAGGCGTATCCGATGGGTGCGAATGGCACGTTCTCCGTAGAGGGACTGAGCGAGCAGAAGTATACGATGGAGGTTCGCTACCAGGCCGATACGGGAGAGGAGCTGCTCCTGAAGGTCGCCGAGCTGGATGTGAAGGCGAACGGGGAGCTGAATATCTCCGAGGAGCTGGTTGACCCTTACGGGACGGTCTATGATGAAACGACTGGAGATGCCATCAGCGGGACGAAGATCGCTGGAGCGAAGGTGACGCTGTATTACGCGGACACGCAACGGAACCGGGATAAAGGCCGGACACCGGGTACGGAAGTCACGCTGCCAGCGGTACCGAATTTCCCGCCGCATGACAACAAGAGCCCGGAGCAGGATAGCGACGCGAACGGCTTCTATGCGTACATGGTATTCCCTGAGGCCGATTATTATTTGGTCGTCACGAAGAGTGGCTACTATACCCACAGAAGCGCTACAATTTCGGTGGACTACGACATTGTACGGTATGATGTACCGATGAAGCCTGAGCCTAAGCCAGTACTAAGCAAGCTGACTATCAGCAACAAGGTAATGGGCAATGGCGGAGATAAGACGAGAGCGTTCGAGTATATCGTCAGCTTTGAGGACACCGGCAAGGATGGAAGCTACACGTATGTGAAGTCGGATGGCAGTACAGGAACGATCCAGTCCGGCGACAGCTTCCAGCTCAAGGACGGGGAGACGCTGGACATCCTGAATCTGCCCGAGCATCTGAGCTACAAGGTGACCCAGAAGGACTATACAGCGGATGGCTATGTAACCTCTCCGCAGGAGCTTGTAGGCACAGGCGTGATGAAGGGCGAAGACGAGCTTGCTCCGTTCACGAACACACGAGTTATCCATGGCGGCTTGCTCATCAGCAATACGGTGAAGGGCAAGGAAGACGACAAGCAGAAGCTGTTTGAGTACACGGTAGTCTTCACCGGCGAGGGATCGGATGCCTCCTATGGCTATGAGAAGTCGGACGGCAGCAAGGGCACGCTGAAGAGCGGCGACCACTTTGAGCTGACCGACGGGCAGACGCTCGTCGTGCAAGGACTGCCAACGTATCTGGCGTACACGGTGACTCAGGAGGCGTACACAGCGGATGGCTATGTGACCGATCCTGCAAGTCTTGTTCGCACAGGCACCATACCAGAGAAACAGGTGGCTGAGGCACACTATGTGACCGTTCGTCCTTATCTGGAAGGGGTGCTGCGCGACAACAATACGGGAGAAGTTATCCCGAATGCGCCGCTCACCGTAACCGATCTGAAGACGGGCAAGTCGACGGAGACGGTAACGAACGAGAAGGGCGAGTATTCGGCTCCAGCCGTAGCCGATACAGATTACACCATCACGTATACGAAGAAGTACCAGGTAGGTGGAACGGAGGTTCCTGTAGCGTTCACCCAGAAAGCGAATGTAGCTGGCGGTGTGACGGAGGAGACGGTTCCGGCAGATATTACGGCCGTAGGGATCGTTATGCTCAAGCAGCCGAATGGGGCGACCGAGCTGTTCAATGCGGCGTTGACAAGCCACCTGCGTATCTATCTGAAGGATAAGGATGGCATGTATCTGGAGGAGAATGGTACACCGAAGGCGTATCCGATGGGTGCGAATGGCACGTTCTCCGTAGAGGGACTGAGCGAGCAGAAGTATACGATGGAGGTTCGCTACCAGGCCGATACGGGAGAGGAGCTGCTCCTGAAGATCGCCGAGCTGGATGTGAAGGCGAACGGGGAGCTGAATATCTCCGAGGAGCTGGTTGACCCTTACGGGACGGTCTATGATGAAACGACTGGAGATGCCGTCAGCGGGAAGAAGATCGCTGGAGCGAAGGTGACGCTGTATTATGCGGACACGCAACGGAACCGGGATAAAGGCCGGACGCCGGGTACGGAAGTCACGCTGCCAGCGGTACCGAATTTCCCGCCGCATGACAACAAGAGCCCGGAGCAGGATAGCGATGCGAACGGCTTCTATGCGTACATGGTATTCCCTGAGGCGGATTATTATCTGGTTGTCACGAAGAGTGGCTACTATACCCACAGAAGCGCTACAATTTCGGTGGACTACGACATTGTGCGTTACGACGTGCCGATGAAGCCGATTCGTTATAGCAACGAAAACAGTGGCGGAAGCGACAACGAAGGAACTGGCGGTAACAACGAAGAAACTGGCGGTAACAACGAAGGAACTGGCGGTAACAACGAAGGAACTGGCGGTAACAACGAAGGAACTGGCGGTAACAACGAAGGAACCGGCGGTAACAACGAAGGAACCGGCGGTAACAACGAAGGAACTGGCGGTAACAACGAAGGAACTGGTGGTAACAACGAAGGAGCTGGCGGTGACAACGAAGGAACTGGCGGTGACAACGAAGGAACTGGCGGTGACAACGAAGGAGCTGGCGGTGACAACGGAGGAACTGGCGGTAACAACGAAGGAACTGGCGGTAACAACGAAG